The following proteins come from a genomic window of Pirellulales bacterium:
- a CDS encoding Gfo/Idh/MocA family oxidoreductase, producing the protein MNDIGVAVVGAGFIGPVHVEALRRLGLPIRGILGCDDAESQRAKQSLGLPKAYASLDEVLEDTTVQSVHLAVPNVLHYEFAKRAITAGKHVLCEKPLAMTSEQSGELVELAKGKRLAAAVCYNVRFYPLNLEARDRIARGEVGQIFAVNGSYTQDWLFYDTDYNWRVLADQGGALRAVADIGTHWMDLITSVTGLEVESVMADLNTVHPIRKRPKGEVETYSGKLATERPTEPVAINTEDYGCVLFRFKGGARGSLWVSQVTAGRKNCIRYEIAGSKTALAWNSESPNELWIGHRNQANESLIRDPSLVGQLARGYLNYPGGHNEGFPDAFKQCFRSFYNYIAAGDFAAEPLYPTFAQGHKEVLLCEAILKSHQKQAWVRV; encoded by the coding sequence ATGAACGACATCGGCGTGGCAGTCGTCGGGGCGGGATTCATCGGGCCGGTTCACGTGGAGGCCTTGCGCCGGCTGGGGCTTCCCATCCGCGGCATCCTGGGCTGCGACGATGCCGAATCGCAGCGCGCCAAACAGTCGCTCGGCCTGCCGAAGGCCTACGCCAGCCTCGACGAGGTGCTGGAGGATACGACCGTGCAGTCGGTCCATCTCGCCGTGCCCAACGTGCTGCATTATGAATTCGCCAAGCGGGCCATCACCGCGGGCAAGCACGTGCTGTGCGAAAAGCCGCTCGCAATGACTTCAGAGCAATCCGGTGAATTAGTCGAATTGGCCAAGGGGAAGCGATTGGCGGCGGCAGTCTGCTACAACGTGCGCTTCTATCCGTTGAATTTGGAAGCCCGCGACCGAATCGCGCGCGGCGAAGTGGGCCAGATCTTCGCAGTCAACGGCAGCTACACGCAAGACTGGCTTTTCTACGACACGGACTACAACTGGCGCGTGTTGGCGGATCAAGGCGGCGCGCTGCGGGCCGTGGCGGACATCGGCACGCACTGGATGGACCTCATCACGTCCGTAACCGGATTGGAAGTCGAATCCGTGATGGCCGATCTGAACACCGTGCATCCCATCCGCAAACGACCGAAGGGAGAAGTCGAAACCTACAGCGGCAAATTGGCGACCGAGCGGCCAACCGAGCCAGTCGCGATCAATACCGAAGACTACGGCTGCGTGCTATTCCGCTTCAAAGGCGGGGCGCGCGGCAGCCTGTGGGTCTCGCAGGTGACCGCCGGGCGCAAGAACTGCATTCGCTACGAGATTGCCGGATCGAAGACCGCCCTGGCCTGGAATAGCGAATCGCCCAACGAGCTGTGGATCGGCCACCGCAACCAAGCCAATGAAAGCCTGATTCGCGATCCATCGCTGGTCGGGCAGCTTGCCCGCGGCTATCTCAATTATCCGGGCGGGCACAACGAGGGCTTTCCCGACGCTTTCAAGCAATGCTTCCGCTCATTTTACAACTACATCGCGGCGGGCGACTTCGCGGCCGAACCGCTCTATCCGACCTTCGCTCAAGGCCACAAGGAAGTGCTGCTCTGCGAAGCGATCTTGAAGAGCCATCAGAAGCAAGCGTGGGTCCGGGTGTAG
- a CDS encoding thiazole synthase, producing MNHVAMIDISAEDKLRVGSHDLSSRLIVGTGKYASYELMGRALELSGTDCITVAVRRERLIDSAGNNLLDFIDSRRYTLLPNTAGCFTADDAIRVARLGREILQGLENPGADWVKLEVLADKKTLLPDPVATLEATERLVGEGFQVLCYTSDDPIIARRLKEAGATSVMPAGSPIGSGQGILNPNNIRICLEYLKEGDPDYPVIVDAGVGTASDVTIAMELGVDGVLLNTGIAHAANPLGMAQAMKAAMLAGRLAYLSGRIPKKLYATASSPEAGRIEASGRGPEAREAVRPK from the coding sequence ATGAACCACGTGGCCATGATCGACATCTCCGCCGAGGACAAGCTGCGCGTCGGCAGCCACGATTTGAGCAGCCGCTTGATCGTCGGCACGGGCAAGTATGCCAGCTATGAGTTGATGGGCAGGGCGCTTGAACTTTCAGGCACCGATTGCATCACCGTCGCCGTCCGCCGCGAGCGATTGATCGACTCCGCGGGCAACAATCTACTCGATTTCATCGATAGCCGCCGCTACACGCTCCTGCCCAACACGGCCGGCTGCTTTACCGCGGACGACGCGATTCGCGTGGCGCGGCTGGGTCGCGAGATTCTCCAGGGCCTCGAAAATCCCGGCGCCGATTGGGTCAAGCTCGAAGTGCTGGCCGACAAGAAGACGCTCTTGCCCGATCCGGTCGCGACGCTCGAAGCCACCGAGCGGCTGGTCGGCGAGGGCTTTCAAGTGCTCTGCTACACGAGCGACGATCCGATCATCGCACGGCGGCTGAAGGAGGCCGGCGCGACGAGCGTCATGCCGGCCGGCAGCCCGATCGGCTCGGGACAAGGCATCCTCAATCCCAATAATATCCGCATCTGTCTGGAGTATCTCAAGGAAGGGGATCCCGATTATCCGGTCATCGTCGATGCGGGCGTTGGCACGGCGAGCGACGTGACCATCGCTATGGAATTGGGCGTCGACGGCGTGCTCTTGAACACCGGCATCGCCCACGCCGCCAATCCGCTCGGCATGGCCCAAGCGATGAAGGCCGCGATGCTCGCCGGCCGGTTGGCCTATCTCTCCGGCCGAATCCCCAAGAAGCTCTACGCCACCGCCAGCAGTCCGGAGGCCGGAAGAATTGAGGCCAGCGGCCGGGGACCAGAGGCCCGGGAAGCGGTACGTCCGAAATGA
- a CDS encoding AbrB/MazE/SpoVT family DNA-binding domain-containing protein, which produces MKTSLSSKGQIVLPADLRQQDALVAGQQFEIERIQAGEYRLKAIPGTGELGIVEWLLSCPVKGWFQPMPSESTADL; this is translated from the coding sequence ATGAAAACGTCGCTATCGTCGAAAGGACAAATCGTGTTGCCCGCCGACTTGCGGCAGCAAGATGCACTTGTGGCCGGTCAACAGTTCGAGATCGAACGAATTCAGGCGGGCGAGTACCGACTCAAGGCGATTCCAGGGACTGGGGAGCTAGGGATCGTCGAGTGGCTACTTTCGTGTCCAGTCAAGGGCTGGTTTCAACCCATGCCTTCCGAATCGACGGCGGATTTGTGA
- a CDS encoding cation diffusion facilitator family transporter: HEAPAVFTLYVLIGAVIIKEVMFRLLHRTGQSIGSEAVKVTAWHHRADAITSGAAFIGISVALIGGPGYEQADGWAALVACVVIAYNGVRLFRGALDEMMDKAPPPEIEARIREIARGIPDVAAIEKCRVRRSGLSLFVEIHVEVDGSLTVRRGHEIAHDVKQALLEAQLSIIDVTVHIEPAGG, from the coding sequence CCACGAAGCGCCGGCCGTATTCACGCTTTATGTCCTGATCGGCGCGGTGATCATCAAGGAAGTGATGTTTCGGCTGTTGCACCGCACCGGCCAATCGATCGGCAGCGAGGCGGTGAAGGTGACCGCCTGGCACCATCGGGCCGACGCGATCACCTCGGGCGCCGCGTTCATAGGCATTTCAGTCGCTTTGATCGGCGGCCCCGGCTACGAGCAAGCCGACGGCTGGGCGGCGCTCGTGGCCTGCGTCGTGATCGCCTACAACGGCGTGCGCCTGTTCCGCGGAGCGCTCGATGAGATGATGGACAAAGCTCCGCCGCCTGAGATCGAGGCCCGCATTCGCGAAATCGCCCGAGGAATCCCCGATGTGGCGGCGATCGAGAAATGCCGCGTCCGACGTAGCGGCCTCTCGCTGTTCGTCGAGATCCACGTCGAAGTGGATGGCAGCCTCACCGTCCGCCGCGGCCACGAGATTGCCCACGACGTGAAGCAAGCCCTGCTGGAGGCCCAACTCTCGATTATCGACGTGACGGTGCACATCGAACCGGCTGGCGGATGA
- a CDS encoding Gfo/Idh/MocA family oxidoreductase → MPTNGTLNRKLRMALIGGGQGSFIGRVHATAAVLDNRAALLAGAFSSDPQRSKASAADYDVPPARAYGSYRELVEKEKALPADQRVDFISITTPNNTHFEIAKAAVEAGFNVVCDKPITFDLAQAEQLAEIVDRSGVVFAVSHNYTGYPLVRQARQMILGGEFGEINAVRSFYIQGWLRKPLIAGIEKQAGWRTDPARSGAAGCFGDIATHAYNLARYMTGLMPDSISCHLKIFEPGRKLDDYGTAVIRFENGGLGTVTASQISHGRENDLFIEIDGTKGSLVWHQEEPNKMVVRRNGQPHAIYTRDPLAPYINEAGKGACRLPCGHPEAFFEAFANVYRAAFDAMAARAAGQKFATVDTVYPNVNDGVEGMYFIEQSVASSRENGAWLPLRHKRARK, encoded by the coding sequence ATGCCCACCAACGGAACTCTCAATCGCAAGCTGCGGATGGCCTTGATCGGCGGCGGCCAAGGCTCGTTCATCGGCCGAGTGCATGCCACGGCCGCGGTGCTCGACAATCGGGCCGCTCTCTTGGCCGGCGCCTTTTCCAGCGATCCGCAGCGCTCCAAGGCCTCCGCGGCCGATTATGATGTGCCGCCCGCGCGAGCCTATGGCTCCTATCGCGAATTGGTCGAAAAGGAAAAGGCCCTGCCAGCCGACCAGCGCGTCGATTTCATCTCGATCACGACACCGAACAACACGCACTTCGAGATCGCTAAGGCGGCCGTCGAGGCGGGCTTCAACGTCGTCTGCGACAAGCCAATCACGTTCGATCTGGCGCAAGCCGAGCAGCTTGCCGAAATCGTCGACCGCTCCGGCGTCGTGTTTGCCGTCTCGCACAACTACACCGGCTATCCGCTTGTGCGGCAAGCCCGCCAGATGATCCTTGGGGGAGAGTTTGGCGAGATCAACGCCGTGCGGTCGTTCTATATTCAGGGCTGGCTCCGCAAGCCGCTAATCGCCGGCATCGAGAAGCAGGCCGGCTGGCGAACGGATCCCGCGCGGAGCGGCGCCGCCGGGTGCTTCGGCGATATTGCCACGCACGCCTACAACCTAGCCCGCTATATGACCGGCCTGATGCCCGATTCGATAAGCTGCCATCTCAAGATTTTCGAGCCGGGCCGGAAGCTCGACGATTACGGCACGGCCGTGATTCGCTTCGAGAACGGCGGACTGGGGACCGTCACCGCTTCGCAAATCAGTCATGGCCGGGAGAACGATCTATTCATCGAGATCGACGGCACGAAAGGCTCGCTCGTGTGGCATCAAGAGGAGCCGAACAAAATGGTGGTTCGCCGCAATGGCCAGCCCCACGCGATTTACACTCGAGACCCACTTGCGCCCTATATTAATGAGGCGGGCAAAGGCGCTTGCCGTCTACCATGCGGCCATCCAGAGGCCTTTTTCGAAGCGTTTGCCAATGTGTATCGGGCAGCTTTCGACGCCATGGCCGCCAGGGCCGCGGGTCAAAAGTTCGCCACAGTCGATACGGTCTATCCAAACGTCAACGACGGCGTCGAAGGGATGTACTTCATCGAGCAATCGGTGGCCAGCAGCCGCGAGAACGGCGCCTGGCTGCCGCTACGGCATAAGAGGGCGAGGAAGTAG
- a CDS encoding type II toxin-antitoxin system VapC family toxin, whose amino-acid sequence MFLVDVNVLSEATKPRPSQLALDWLDRNRSELSVNPIILGELEYGILRLPVSHNRTKLLDWFTAGLTRLSTWPIDRETGHVWAGLLARLVRKGRAMPVKDSLIAATALQHQLTVATRNTRDYKHAGVRLVNPFNS is encoded by the coding sequence ATGTTTCTCGTCGACGTCAATGTTCTCAGTGAGGCCACCAAGCCGAGGCCCAGCCAATTGGCTCTCGACTGGCTCGATCGCAACCGTTCGGAGTTGTCTGTAAATCCGATCATTCTCGGCGAGTTGGAATATGGGATTCTTCGCCTGCCGGTAAGTCACAATCGGACAAAATTGCTCGACTGGTTCACTGCCGGCCTCACCCGATTGTCCACGTGGCCGATCGACCGGGAAACCGGTCACGTCTGGGCAGGTCTCCTGGCCCGGCTCGTCCGTAAAGGTCGTGCAATGCCGGTCAAGGACAGCTTGATCGCAGCGACGGCGCTCCAACATCAACTCACGGTGGCCACGCGCAACACGCGAGATTACAAGCACGCCGGTGTACGGCTGGTGAACCCGTTTAATTCTTGA
- a CDS encoding DUF1559 domain-containing protein, protein MQAEGSFDSRIGKSIAPPVIERAGGPSTGLGVPMIALAILLFLAGGGIGAWMVLGPKGGAGSDLRFVPNDSDFVLSADIKGIISSGAGQKIKARAADMLTALNRSIPKDSKFKPEDVGRMTIGARAQTGQGAGVVHFNRIVTDQDFADANQRVKKSVGRYEMNISNRMAFCRIDDRTVAVGEETALREVLERDGPARLSDELTAAMNEVDFSKSLAMAGSLKNLARAAGPVGANLSAMPFGPDAIRGGGLQADIGDDIRLRGIAIFKDAATAEQMKKMGDGMLAAAKMNSAKMPPDAAKILDSLELSNSGPTIRASVTIEIDTILSLVDSFKGVGGSFARGPAAPDTSASGAKAFSPVPQQPNGPPSKIPLFPGNGTTPFASNNSPNPGDNNPLRNPANLRPKSGEEFKRGPAENNLKKIALAMRSYADAEGQFPPAAICDSQGKPLLSWRVAILPSLGQQNLYKQFRLDQPWDSQSNKRLLPRMPAVYRSPFGKPVGEFNRTMMLVPVGRKFAFFGEQGRKPADFTDGLSQTILVVEAAPDRAVQWTKPDDLAIDERDPSAGLFGERDGGFLAAMADGGVKFIPQSTSKKTLLALFTINGGERLPLDLRLE, encoded by the coding sequence ATGCAAGCAGAAGGCTCCTTCGACTCGCGGATCGGCAAGTCCATCGCACCGCCGGTGATCGAGCGTGCCGGCGGGCCGTCGACGGGCCTGGGCGTTCCGATGATCGCTCTTGCAATCCTGCTGTTTCTCGCCGGCGGCGGGATCGGTGCTTGGATGGTTCTCGGGCCGAAAGGCGGAGCGGGAAGCGATCTCCGTTTTGTGCCCAATGATTCCGATTTCGTGCTCTCGGCCGATATCAAAGGGATCATTTCCAGCGGCGCGGGGCAAAAGATCAAGGCCCGAGCCGCGGACATGCTCACTGCACTGAATCGCAGTATCCCCAAGGATTCCAAGTTCAAGCCCGAGGATGTCGGCCGAATGACGATCGGCGCTCGCGCGCAAACGGGCCAGGGGGCGGGCGTCGTTCATTTCAATCGCATCGTGACAGACCAGGATTTTGCCGACGCGAATCAAAGGGTCAAGAAATCGGTGGGCCGGTACGAAATGAACATCAGCAATCGCATGGCGTTCTGCCGGATCGATGATCGGACAGTGGCCGTCGGCGAAGAGACTGCGCTGCGCGAGGTCCTCGAACGCGACGGTCCCGCCAGGCTCTCCGACGAATTGACAGCCGCGATGAACGAGGTCGATTTCTCGAAGTCGCTGGCGATGGCCGGCTCGCTGAAAAACCTGGCCAGAGCCGCCGGACCGGTCGGGGCCAACCTGAGCGCGATGCCCTTTGGGCCGGACGCGATTCGCGGCGGCGGATTGCAAGCGGACATCGGCGACGACATCCGGCTTAGGGGCATTGCGATCTTCAAGGACGCGGCCACGGCCGAGCAGATGAAGAAAATGGGCGACGGGATGCTAGCCGCCGCGAAAATGAACTCTGCCAAAATGCCTCCCGACGCGGCCAAGATCCTTGATTCGCTCGAGCTATCGAACTCGGGCCCCACGATTCGCGCCAGCGTGACGATTGAAATCGACACGATCCTATCGTTGGTCGATTCGTTCAAGGGAGTGGGCGGATCCTTTGCTCGCGGCCCGGCCGCGCCAGACACAAGTGCTTCGGGCGCGAAAGCCTTCAGCCCCGTCCCGCAGCAGCCGAATGGGCCGCCATCCAAGATTCCACTGTTTCCTGGCAACGGCACTACGCCGTTCGCAAGCAACAATTCGCCGAATCCGGGCGACAACAATCCGCTCAGAAACCCGGCAAATCTCCGGCCAAAGTCCGGCGAGGAGTTCAAGCGCGGGCCGGCGGAAAATAATCTCAAGAAGATCGCACTCGCGATGCGCTCCTATGCCGACGCGGAAGGTCAGTTTCCGCCGGCAGCGATTTGCGATTCGCAAGGCAAACCGCTCTTGAGCTGGCGCGTGGCGATCCTGCCATCTCTGGGCCAGCAGAATCTCTATAAGCAATTCCGCCTAGATCAGCCTTGGGATAGCCAGTCCAACAAGCGCTTGTTGCCGCGCATGCCGGCGGTCTATCGCTCGCCGTTCGGAAAACCGGTCGGGGAATTCAATCGCACGATGATGCTCGTGCCGGTCGGCAGGAAGTTCGCGTTCTTCGGCGAGCAAGGGCGGAAGCCTGCCGATTTCACCGACGGTCTTTCGCAAACGATTCTCGTCGTCGAGGCGGCGCCGGATCGGGCCGTACAGTGGACCAAGCCGGACGATCTGGCGATCGATGAACGCGATCCGTCGGCCGGCCTGTTCGGCGAGCGCGACGGCGGCTTCCTGGCCGCGATGGCCGACGGCGGCGTCAAATTCATCCCGCAATCCACCAGCAAAAAAACCCTGCTTGCGCTGTTCACCATCAACGGCGGTGAAAGACTCCCGCTGGATTTGAGGCTCGAGTGA
- the thiS gene encoding sulfur carrier protein ThiS, producing MLQQTAKSAIVRLNGQPREITTGTSVAALLTELRLAANQVAVEVNLDLVPRAIHGEHLLADGDRVEIVTLVGGG from the coding sequence ATGTTGCAACAAACTGCGAAATCGGCGATCGTCCGGCTCAACGGTCAGCCGCGCGAAATAACGACCGGCACATCGGTCGCCGCGCTCTTGACTGAGCTGAGGCTGGCAGCCAATCAGGTGGCCGTCGAAGTGAATCTCGATTTGGTCCCGCGAGCGATCCATGGCGAGCATTTACTAGCGGACGGCGATCGTGTGGAAATCGTCACCCTCGTCGGCGGCGGATGA